Proteins from one Oenanthe melanoleuca isolate GR-GAL-2019-014 chromosome 1, OMel1.0, whole genome shotgun sequence genomic window:
- the AP1S2 gene encoding AP-1 complex subunit sigma-2 isoform X2, translating to MQFMLLFSRQGKLRLQKWYVPLSDKEKKKITRELVQTVLARKPKMCSFLEWRDLKIVYKRYASLYFCCAIEDQDNELITLEIIHRYVELLDKYFGSVCELDIIFNFEKAYFILDEFLLGGEVQETSKKNVLKAIEQADLLQESQNEDWGGLSEDIL from the exons ATGCAGTTTATGTTGCTTTTTAGTCGCCAGGGGAAACTGAGACTCCAGAAGTGGTATGTCCCATTATCtgacaaagaaaagaagaaaatcacaaGGGAACTTGTTCAAACAGTATTAGCCCGCAAACCGAAAATGTGCAGCTTCCTGGAATGGAGAGACCTGAAGATTGTCTACAAAAG ATATGCAAGTCTCTATTTCTGCTGTGCTATTGAAGATCAGGACAATGAACTAATAACTCTGGAAATAATTCATCGCTATGTAGAACTTCTTGACAAGTATTTTGGCAGT GTCTGTGAACTTGATATCATCTTCAATTTTGAAAAAGCCTATTTCATTCTGGATGAGTTCCTTTTAGGAGGGGAAGTTCAGGAGACATCCAAGAAAAATGTCCTTAAAGCCATCGAACAAGCAGATCTTCTACAGGAG AGCCAGAATGAAGACTGGGGAGGTTTGTCTGAGGATATCTTATGA
- the AP1S2 gene encoding AP-1 complex subunit sigma-2 isoform X1, which yields MQFMLLFSRQGKLRLQKWYVPLSDKEKKKITRELVQTVLARKPKMCSFLEWRDLKIVYKRYASLYFCCAIEDQDNELITLEIIHRYVELLDKYFGSVCELDIIFNFEKAYFILDEFLLGGEVQETSKKNVLKAIEQADLLQEEAETPRSVLEEIGLT from the exons ATGCAGTTTATGTTGCTTTTTAGTCGCCAGGGGAAACTGAGACTCCAGAAGTGGTATGTCCCATTATCtgacaaagaaaagaagaaaatcacaaGGGAACTTGTTCAAACAGTATTAGCCCGCAAACCGAAAATGTGCAGCTTCCTGGAATGGAGAGACCTGAAGATTGTCTACAAAAG ATATGCAAGTCTCTATTTCTGCTGTGCTATTGAAGATCAGGACAATGAACTAATAACTCTGGAAATAATTCATCGCTATGTAGAACTTCTTGACAAGTATTTTGGCAGT GTCTGTGAACTTGATATCATCTTCAATTTTGAAAAAGCCTATTTCATTCTGGATGAGTTCCTTTTAGGAGGGGAAGTTCAGGAGACATCCAAGAAAAATGTCCTTAAAGCCATCGAACAAGCAGATCTTCTACAGGAG
- the AP1S2 gene encoding AP-1 complex subunit sigma-2 isoform X3: MQFMLLFSRQGKLRLQKWYVPLSDKEKKKITRELVQTVLARKPKMCSFLEWRDLKIVYKRYASLYFCCAIEDQDNELITLEIIHRYVELLDKYFGSVCELDIIFNFEKAYFILDEFLLGGEVQETSKKNVLKAIEQADLLQEPRHEYFNVPVY; the protein is encoded by the exons ATGCAGTTTATGTTGCTTTTTAGTCGCCAGGGGAAACTGAGACTCCAGAAGTGGTATGTCCCATTATCtgacaaagaaaagaagaaaatcacaaGGGAACTTGTTCAAACAGTATTAGCCCGCAAACCGAAAATGTGCAGCTTCCTGGAATGGAGAGACCTGAAGATTGTCTACAAAAG ATATGCAAGTCTCTATTTCTGCTGTGCTATTGAAGATCAGGACAATGAACTAATAACTCTGGAAATAATTCATCGCTATGTAGAACTTCTTGACAAGTATTTTGGCAGT GTCTGTGAACTTGATATCATCTTCAATTTTGAAAAAGCCTATTTCATTCTGGATGAGTTCCTTTTAGGAGGGGAAGTTCAGGAGACATCCAAGAAAAATGTCCTTAAAGCCATCGAACAAGCAGATCTTCTACAGGAG